A window of Branchiostoma floridae strain S238N-H82 chromosome 9, Bfl_VNyyK, whole genome shotgun sequence genomic DNA:
TGTAGTTcaattgtgtgtgtatgtctgtgtgtgcgtgtggagtgagagagagagggagagaataTTAGACTTCCGTAGGAAAGGCCGGGTTGTGTTTATATTACGGGCGGGCGTGCTCTACGCCGGCCCCGCTGAATCTTGTAGCTGCGCCCAGCAATGGCGATCACGGTAAGTTGGGTGAATTTTCATGGTGTTGCGGTTGCTATTCTTTCGTCCGTGTTACCATGCGTTTTATTACTACTTCAAATCCATTCTATAGTATAAGGTAtaattcaaacaaagaaaattgcggGGCAAAGGACGCCAGTTTGAATTTTACCATGTGATGTAATGCCCATCGTATTACCGATATCCGATTCGATACATTCGCCACGTCAAGCGCTGGTATGTGCTGTGTTACCAAAATGGACCTAGTTCATTTACAGAATGACGAGAATATAAGGAGTTTGTTATTTGAGAGAACACGTTTATCAAAAAACGTAGGTTGCAATTATTGTCTTATATTTAAATTGAGTCGTTGTGTATACAGGACAGGAACAGACACGCCGGGACTTTGGTCAAAGACGCAATATATCAAGGGGTTCGTTACGTTTGGGtataagtatactagtatggtgAGCTTTCATGTTCTAGGTATAAATACTCATCTTCGACGAAAAACTACTGAATTTCTATCACTCaactttttgtatgtgtgtgtgtgtaaaaaaaggcaCGGATAATTTTCCGGGTTGTGTCTGTAAACGACTCTTACTGCTCCGCCCCAAGCGGTGACCCGGGAGTGACGGTAACTCCTTCGATCTTTGCTCACCTAAGGTTTAGTTTTAGCATGTTGGGTAATATATAGACAAATATATAGCTCAGAAAGAATTAAAACGGTGGTTTCAATGCCGAGCTCCAGCGTGAGAATGACCGACAGAAAAGCTCAGGTATTGTTAACTTGGTAAGTGGAGAACAATGGGGGCGGAGAAAAGACGCGCATATCAAAGGAGCAAGTTCGCGTAAAAAAATAGCTCCACTTGGAGCGACCAAAACAAATGTAATCCCCGCCTACAACGGCGTAAACCAATCAGCTATTGTTGCCAgtagtgaaatggatgattgacattgatttccTCATCCATATGCATGATTTGCGAGTGAGGATTTTTGAGGGCCTTTTTGACCACCGTGATGACACTTTTGTctcaattatgcagattaaggacttatttgcataattggtatctgataatgttccaccttccacaaactacatatattgcatgtatttgagttctataaaggaaacactgcaaatacagattttcctcattaaatatgcaaattaagtgtcagtttgcataatttgcacttgatgatgtgcatctctgtcaaagctacctacataccaaatatcatgtaaatttgtcgttcccttcttcagttatccacctaagaagattttgacaaaaatgtccctgcagttctagagcaacctgctagggggaccaaatatacaccacatatcccttatgtcacaagctatctgcaaTCCAAAAaccaagaccatagcacatccagttcaaaagatccaaaaaatgaatttctgctgcagtaccaaggtcacatactaggtgGCCTAAAATCAATCTTGACCTTTgccttcccaacacctacccacaaaccaaatatcattgtaatccatcttgaggttcttgagttatgctcactacacaaatccggacacacagacacacagacagacacacagacacacagacacacccaaaactatatctccatttttcatggagataataataaCACACGGTCTGTGAGAAAATATGTTCTTCCTTCCATTTTTGTTGCTTGTAGTAGTGGTAGCAGTTGCAAAAGTAGACTGCTTTatcctccatgaaaaaatggaggtttcatggaggtatagttttgagtgtgtctgtgtgtgtgtctgtgtgtgtgtctgtgtgtgtgtctgtgtgtgtgtctgtgtgtccgcatatttgtggtcagcataacttgagaacctcttgatggactacgatgataattggtatgtgggtaggggttgggaagacgaaggtcaaggtcaattttgggccccctggtatgtgaccttggtactgcagcgcaacttccggttttgctatctcggtgttctaaacatgctatggtcacgatttttgagtattagatagctcttatgctcaggaaaaaatgacataagtttgggccccctagcgtctagtttggggatagcaggggcgtttttgtcaaaaacttctgacgaggataactcaagaagggaagaccggattttcatgatttttggtatgtaggtaccttgaacaatgttgtacaagataaaatactaattatgcaaaattggagtacatttgcatgattaatgagaatattctatcatagcagttttttcaatgtatctcttgtcccgtacgtgatatggtcgtgacatttgggtggtagatagcttttagcgtcatgacaaagtggggcaaatttcagtcccctaacattcaattgtggaactgcaggggcgtttttctcaagacactccaaagaggataactgcagaaaggaacggcggattgcctgcattttaggtatacAGGTAGCAttggcaaagatgttcataatgatatgcattttatacaaataaggacttaatttgcataattaatgaggaaattgtacaattccattgtttgcaacaactggacttcgataaatgtaacacttgttaattataatccgTGGAACATATGTAAAtctcaaatatgcaaatgaggagcttgtttgcataatttatgcaaaaattgcaaaacaacttaatgattaatgatttgaattgggaattttatttgtgacatgtgtactgtacgttattcaatgatgaacaacaccatgcataaatcatgttaatgttaagtcatttgcatgaaattaacaaaagctttaaatattcatggaggtatgaggtcgccgaactctagttaggaAATGAATACGTATAATAGTCCTCCTGGCAGCCCTGGAGGACATTACAATCATGTTCCATTCCACGGTATTACAACAATTAGCAAACTTTATCAGCAACGTTAAAACAATGGGTCAATGATAAGATCATAACATTAGTCATTAGTCAAAATGAAATTTCGAAGTACTACGAATTTGTTGTGTTCAAAGAATTCTGCTATTGTTAGGCTTAGAATTTATATAGACTTTTAAAACTTCAACAAGACAACTTTGTAAAACGAGTTCGTGAGTCACCATGATGAGGCAATAGGAGTAAAAGTGTCACTGAGGAGCAAAGTTCAGCTAGATTTCATATTTGGGGATTTCTTGCCCAGGGTAAGaacaataaggaagtgctcccactgtgacttgtccagcagtttgaATGGCGGATTGACCCCTATAACtacataaactcataaacacCCCAGACTGTCTGCCAGCTAGAAACAATTGTCAGAGATAGATTTGCATATTACTGGTCACTGATTCAACTTGACCTGTAGCGCTTTGGCCCAGATGGCTGCTGATACTGACCAGAGTTGTGTAAGTTTCTGCCGTGCTGTTAAAAGATAAATACCGTGTATGACAAAATAAAGACGTTAAGGTTGTGACATAACAGTTTCTGTCTACTACATGGTTCTAAAAATAAGTTTTTCTGTACCTTGTCTAACATTTGTTGCGTGTGGGCAGCAGAGATACAGACACGGGCCCGACCCTTCGTGATCGATGTTGCCGGAAATGTTCCCGTCACACAAGCAATGTTCCTCTCGAAGAGCTCCTCCATGACGGCTCTTGGGCAGAAGAAATGGCACTCTAGTCATTAATTTTAACTTGATTTTCAATCTTCTCCTtgatattacagtagactgcatCTGAGTATCTCGACATGATTAATGGTTCAACACGCTGAGTAGttcaacacgctgagtacttcaacgcgctgagtacttcaacacgctgagtacttcaacacgctgagtacttcaacacgctgagtacttcaacgcgctgagtacttcaacacgctgagtacttcaacacgctgagtacttcaacgcgctgagtacttcaacacgctgagtacttcaacacgctgagtacttcaacacgctgagtacttTAACACGCTGAGTAAttcaacacgctgagtacttcaacacgctgagtacttcaacacgctgagtactttaacacgctgagtacttcaacacgctgagtacttcaacacgctgagtactttaacacgctgagtacttcaacacgctgagtacttcaacacgctgagtacttcaacacgctgagtacttcaacacgctgagtacttcaacacactgagtacttcaacacgctgagtacttcaacacgctgagtactttaacacgctgagtacttcaacacgctgagtacttcaacacgctgagtacttcaacacgctgagtacttcaacacgctgagtacttcaacacgctgagtacttcaacacgctgagtacttCAACACAGTGAGTATCtcaacacgctgagtacttcaacacgctgagtacttcaacacgctgagtacttCAATACGCTGAGTACTTTAACACGCTGAGTacttcaacacgctgagtacttcaacacgctgagtacttCAACACACTGAGTATCtcaacacgctgagtacttCCACACGCTGAGTACTTCAGCACGCTGAGTATCTCAACACGCTGAGTATATATCTCAACATGCTGGGTACTCAATGCGTACTGAGTACTTGATGTGTACTGGGTACTTACAAGATTCTTCCAGGCACGCAGACGAGAAATGGCACGACAGGGGAATCATCATCACCACAGACGACAAAGCCCATGTCCCGAAGTCTCCGTCGGAAATACTTAGCATTTGCTGCCAATTGCGCAATCCTGAGTTTACCTGATTTGGAACCAAATAATGCAGGTagcaagaaaaaaagactttacCAGTCTCGTTATTGAAACATCTCAAAATTTGAACATTCAAGCAACATAGAATGCATAATTCATCTGTCCTATAAGGATATTCGGATTCTGCAAATGACTGACTTTAGAATAAGCTATACACAATGTTGATATTTGCAACATTTATGTAAATTAAGGACTTAACATCACCTGCAAAAGGTCCCAATTTGAAATATATGTACTTCATCATGTACAACTCTGTCTTAGCTACCTACATACGAAATGCCATGGAAACCCGTTCGGTTATTTGTTCGGTTATTCTTCATAGAAGATTTTGACGAAGCTCCATTGTAGTTCCAAAGCCGTTATGTATATaatcaatattttcatagcacaAGTGGGGTGATAGACACGACAATTATCCGTTGTATATTTCTTCAAGCAAAAGAAAACTTGTTTCAGAAAGCTAGACTTACCTATTTCCGTACCATCCTCACCCATAATGATCCTCATAGATGATATGACTTGTTGTGCTACCGGAGCTGACATGGAACACGCGTACGTGGTGCTGTGAGAGTACGTTCGAAGGTGGTTGATCAATCTCTGAAAAAGAACATACTCTAATAAGTCTTGACAAGTTTGATTTACGAGTATTTTCGTACAAATCATAATTTGGATGGGTTATGCTAATACTTACCTTTGACCCTGCGATATAGCCCCCTGCAGCCCCAAAGCCCTTGGTGAATGTTCCCATCATGATGTCCACGTCCCTGGGGTTCACCCCCCAGTACTCAGTCACCCCCCTGCCTGTCTCCCCCAGGGCCCCGATGCTGTGAGCCTCGTCCAGATACAGGTAGGCACCATATTTTCTCTTCAGACGGATGACGTCCAGTAGCTTGACGATGGAGCCCTCCATACTGTAGATCCCCTCCACTATGATGAGGATCTTCCTCCAGGCCCGGTGTGTCCCAGGCCTGCCGCTGATGATCGCGTCCCTTAGTTTCTCCTCTAAATCGTCCATATCTGGTACAATTGAGGGTTTTGTGAGAACGACCTTTTCGACAGATGATTGCAACAGTTTATGACACCAAAAGGCAGAAAGGCAATGTAGCAAATACATTCTCCTTACCGTTATGTTTAAAGACCTGGATGACAGATCCACCCAGACGTGCGCCCAACACGATGGAGGCATGGTTCTTCTCGTCACTCAAGATCAAGCAGCCCTATGGAAacaatatttcttttgtatGCCTTGAGAATATGGCGGAATGGATCACATAGCCACATCACTATTAGTATTGTTATGTTTGCGGAAGCagcaaaaatattgttttcctgCAGATATTCCTCCTAAACGCAGGAAAAGCTGGGGCTGTAAAATGCTCTATACGTTTCCAGCTTTTGCATTGGCCACAAAAGGCCTTTTCTCGGGGACACGTCACATGTGAACCTATCAGCAAAACGATTGCTCAAACCGAGATCCAATGAAAACACAGGTTACAAAGCCTTTGGCTGTGAAATACAGCTTTTCGATTGGCCGAAAGTCTATACTTGTCATCGAATAAACCAATGAACGCACAGGACTGAAACTGGTCGGGCCGCCTTGagcaacataaaaaaaataaggtAAAAAAATCGGCCCAGAATCATGTAAAGCCACGTTGCATGGTGGGGAGTGATATGGCCTCACACGCTGGAAGGCGCAGGATCGAGTCCCGCAGGGTAAATGTTTTATTCCCCATTTTTGACATGTATCGTTCGTTTTACAcgaaattttcaattttttttcttgcgctcaaaagACGTGCGGGGCGTTACGGTCTGACGGtccgtgtggggaggggggctcgccAACGCctcgttgcctttctagttatttcttttcttgcgattttttcctttttcttttcccttcgcaaatatcctgcatttttgttttcaaaaatgtttcctttctagTTTCAAATGGGTTGCGATCGATGAAATGTTTGGaaaataatgttacatgcagATGTGCTCAAAAGAAATTTTTTCTTCACCTTCAAAGCATTGAACACTATTGTTTTGGGTATCGTTGAATTACGCGTGCAAAGATATGTATGAACAATACTATGATAATAAACgattaaaacaaaatgaaatcaaattaaatTCCATTCGTATAAAAGTACGTGTGCTGGATTATATTCTATACGTAATGCTGTTAAGTGGAAACATTTTTCTGTGCCGAAATATGCCAAACATTCCAGAAAGTCCGTATGTTAGATTTTCCCATATCCGTAGCATCAGCAAAATAAATATAAACAATCTGGGATGGTGTATAAAAAACATTGAATGATAACCTCACAGTCTGATTTGAAGTTATGTAAGATACGTAACATTCTTTGAAAAATACTGCTCCGTATCTGTCTATTTTTTTGGCTTTGTCGGAATTTAGATTCCGGTTAATACGACCCGATGTCCAAAAATGTAACGCTCTTCGTCATGACCCGAGGCAATTTAGTGCAGTCAAATTACTTGTCAAATAATACAAAGATTCAGCGTGAGAAGATTGGCGATAAACAGATTGTTTCTGTCATACTTATAGTCTCTATAGTAATAACAGGTTTTGTTGTGTAGACACAAGTGCTTTATCTTCTAAGCAGTGGATTGAAAATTCCTAGCATCACTTCCAACTGTAAGAATATATCTATTTTGCCAGTTAAAACCACCTTAGCTAGTCTATACTCTACTTTGTTTGCATACTGATACCTACTTTACCACCCATAAGGACTGGGATGTTCATAGAGTTGGTGGCGAAACCCATTCCGAAGGTGATAGCGTCCTCCACGCCCAGAAACCTGGCTGTTGTCGTCTCCAGCTCCTCGTGTATATTGTAGTTCCCTGTAGTTGTAAAAGCACATTTATTAACTGACTCCGGCACCGCAACTGTAACACATTATGATCATCAACAGCTTCGCAGG
This region includes:
- the LOC118422213 gene encoding serine palmitoyltransferase 2-like; the protein is MNCSNVGRKSPQDYESAPFLAACWTYISLAILIMFGYLRDFLRRIGLDKNQSATERNKMKGFVPLYASFEGFFSRNIFKRAIHGAGKPICSPPTVEVDVLERTSDDENWHFRLTGKKRRCINLASYNYLGFAEKDGPCVHATAQALQQYGVGVCSSRQELGNYNIHEELETTTARFLGVEDAITFGMGFATNSMNIPVLMGGKGCLILSDEKNHASIVLGARLGGSVIQVFKHNDMDDLEEKLRDAIISGRPGTHRAWRKILIIVEGIYSMEGSIVKLLDVIRLKRKYGAYLYLDEAHSIGALGETGRGVTEYWGVNPRDVDIMMGTFTKGFGAAGGYIAGSKRLINHLRTYSHSTTYACSMSAPVAQQVISSMRIIMGEDGTEIGKLRIAQLAANAKYFRRRLRDMGFVVCGDDDSPVVPFLVCVPGRILAVMEELFERNIACVTGTFPATSITKGRARVCISAAHTQQMLDKALDAISEVGDRLQLKYSL